A window of the Clupea harengus chromosome 8, Ch_v2.0.2, whole genome shotgun sequence genome harbors these coding sequences:
- the zdhhc22 gene encoding palmitoyltransferase ZDHHC22 isoform X1 has translation MSTDNSFHWQCCYAFHQVQCCAVRNRPSPAPEELAGTLLCRLVLRMLRLRLLNTVAPAYFFTATAVTFALYFVFFIPTIFQPPGIMIHTIIFLYLMLNALGNYAMTIWFPSETVSDSTLPLCPVDCPDRVDAHYLRNDRHFCKLCKKVILKRDHHCFFTGNCIGNNNMRYFVMFCIYTSSTCLYSLVLGVAYLTVEYSISFENPLTFLTLLPISTGYFLIGVISGLQFFLVLMLYVWLGIGLVCAGFCCQQILLVARGRTWCHLRRGRVVVSHGMWRANLKDVFGSRWALGLFLPVLTVKDVIKHDDGNQGHKYD, from the exons ATGTCAACGGACAATTCATTCCACTGGCAATGTTGCTATGCATT CCAtcaggtacagtgctgtgcagtgaggaACCGTCCCTCCCCAGCACCTGAAGAGCTAGCGGGTAcactgctgtgca GGCTGGTGCTGAGGATGCTGAGACTCAGGCTGCTCAACACCGTAGCTCCAGCCTACTTTTTCACGGCGACAGCTGTCACGTTCGCCCTgtattttgtctttttcattCCAACAATTTTCCAACCTCCTGGCATCATGATACACACAATCATTTTTCTCTATCTGATGTTGAATGCATTGGGGAATTACGCAATGACTATTTGGTTTCCATCGGAGACTGTCAGTGACAGCACTCTTCCATTGTGTCCTGTAGACTGTCCAGACAGAGTGGATGCCCATTACCTCCGTAATGACCGTCACTTTTGTAAACTGTGTAAGAAAGTCATTCTGAAGAGGGACCACCACTGCTTCTTCACGGGAAACTGCATAGGAAACAACAACATGCGTTACTTCGTCATGTTTTGCATCTACACGTCATCGACTTGCTTGTACTCCCTGGTTCTAGGCGTGGCTTATCTCACTGTGGAATACTCCATTTCATTTGAAAACCCCTTGACGTTCCTCACACTACTGCCCATCTCAACAGGATACTTTTTGATTG GTGTGATCTCAGGCCTCCAATTCTTCCTGGTCTTGATGCTTTATGTGTGGCTGGGGATTGGGCTGGTGTGTGCTGGGTTCTGCTGCCAGCAGATTCTCCTGGTAGCCCGCGGCCGGACCTGGTGCCACCTGCGGAGGGGACGTGTGGTTGTGAGTCATGGGATGTGGCGCGCCAATCTGAAGGATGTGTTTGGGTCACGCTGGGCCCTGGGGCTCTTTCTGCCTGTGCTCACGGTCAAGGATGTCATCAAACATGATGATGGAAACCAAGGTCACAAGTATGATTGA
- the zdhhc22 gene encoding palmitoyltransferase ZDHHC22 isoform X2 produces the protein MLRLRLLNTVAPAYFFTATAVTFALYFVFFIPTIFQPPGIMIHTIIFLYLMLNALGNYAMTIWFPSETVSDSTLPLCPVDCPDRVDAHYLRNDRHFCKLCKKVILKRDHHCFFTGNCIGNNNMRYFVMFCIYTSSTCLYSLVLGVAYLTVEYSISFENPLTFLTLLPISTGYFLIGVISGLQFFLVLMLYVWLGIGLVCAGFCCQQILLVARGRTWCHLRRGRVVVSHGMWRANLKDVFGSRWALGLFLPVLTVKDVIKHDDGNQGHKYD, from the exons ATGCTGAGACTCAGGCTGCTCAACACCGTAGCTCCAGCCTACTTTTTCACGGCGACAGCTGTCACGTTCGCCCTgtattttgtctttttcattCCAACAATTTTCCAACCTCCTGGCATCATGATACACACAATCATTTTTCTCTATCTGATGTTGAATGCATTGGGGAATTACGCAATGACTATTTGGTTTCCATCGGAGACTGTCAGTGACAGCACTCTTCCATTGTGTCCTGTAGACTGTCCAGACAGAGTGGATGCCCATTACCTCCGTAATGACCGTCACTTTTGTAAACTGTGTAAGAAAGTCATTCTGAAGAGGGACCACCACTGCTTCTTCACGGGAAACTGCATAGGAAACAACAACATGCGTTACTTCGTCATGTTTTGCATCTACACGTCATCGACTTGCTTGTACTCCCTGGTTCTAGGCGTGGCTTATCTCACTGTGGAATACTCCATTTCATTTGAAAACCCCTTGACGTTCCTCACACTACTGCCCATCTCAACAGGATACTTTTTGATTG GTGTGATCTCAGGCCTCCAATTCTTCCTGGTCTTGATGCTTTATGTGTGGCTGGGGATTGGGCTGGTGTGTGCTGGGTTCTGCTGCCAGCAGATTCTCCTGGTAGCCCGCGGCCGGACCTGGTGCCACCTGCGGAGGGGACGTGTGGTTGTGAGTCATGGGATGTGGCGCGCCAATCTGAAGGATGTGTTTGGGTCACGCTGGGCCCTGGGGCTCTTTCTGCCTGTGCTCACGGTCAAGGATGTCATCAAACATGATGATGGAAACCAAGGTCACAAGTATGATTGA